The Sulfurihydrogenibium sp. genomic interval AACAATTGAAGAATTAATCACACAAGATTAAGATGTTTGAAATTTACGACAGCATAGCTACTTATATTACAAAAGATATTTTAAATCTAAATCCAAGTGATAAACTATACGAAGTAGCACACTTTTTTATTTATGATACTTTAAAAATCTTTACACTTTTAACGCTAATAATCTTTGCAGTATCTTTTATCAGAAGCTATTTTCCACTTGAAAAAACAAGAAAGATTTTATCTAAGCATAAAGTTATTGCAATTCCATTAGCTGCTATTCTTGGTATTTTTACGCCTTTTTGTTCTTGTTCTGCCGTTCCAATGTTTATTGGATTTGTAGAGGCAGGAATTCCACTTGGGGCTGCGTTTGCATTTTTAGTATCTTCTCCAATGGTTAATGAAGTTGCACTTGGGCTGTTGTTTGCATCCTTTGGTTTTCAAGTTGCTTTGGCTTATGTTGTGTTTGGTGTAGCGGTTGCTATAATAAGCGGGTTTTTTATTGAAAAATTAAACCCAAGACATCTTATAGAAGATTATGTTTTTGAACTATCTTTCGGAGAAGCTGAAGAAAAACAGATGACTTTTAAAGAAAGAATAGAGTTTGCAAAAAACAATGTAAAAGACATTCTAAGAAAAATATCAATTTATATAATCGTTGCAATAGGAATAGGTAGCTTTATCCATGGATATGTACCGGAGGAAGCAATAAAAAGCATTATGAATTCAGCCGGGTTTTTATCTGTGCCATTGGCTGTAATTATAGGCGTTCCTTTATATTCTAACTCTGCCGGTATTTTGCCGGTTATTCAAGCATTAATAGATAAAGGTGTGCCAATAGGTACTGCATTAGCCTTTATGATGGCTACTACAGCCTTATCATTTCCAGAATTTGTTATCTTAAAACAGATAATGAAGCCAAAACTTATTGCTATATTTGCAGGCATTGTTTCTGTATCAATCATTATAGCCGGATATTTATTTAATATCATATTTTGGAGGGTTTAAGATGAAAAAGATAGCTTTTATCTGCACAGGAAACTCCGCAAGGTCTCAAATGGCAGAAGGGTATGGAAAATATTTTGCTAAGTTGTATGGAAAAGATGTAGAAATTTACTCAGCAGGCTCTAATCCGTCAGGCTATGTTCATCCATTGGCAATAAAGGTAATGGCTGAAGATGGTATTGACATTTCACAGCAGTACTCTAAACATATTGATGAAATTCCTATCAATGAAGTTGATTATGTTATTACTCTCTGCGGAGATGCTGCAGAAACTTGTCCAGTTGTGCCGGGAGCAAAAACTGAACATTGGGGATTACCAGACCCAGCAAGAGTAATTGGACCAACTGAAGACGCTAAGCTCGAAGCATTTAGAAAAATAAGAGACCAGATCAAAGAAAAAGTTGAAAGGCTTATAAAAGAGATTGAGTGAAAGAAATGAGCAGTCTAACCGCTTATCTTTTATTTTTCATCGTATTATTTTTTATCATAAAAAAGCCGTTTAATATAGGCATTGGATGGACTGCAACGGTTGGAGCAATTTTAGCATTAGTCCTTGGTGTAGTATCAATAAAGGATGTTTACAGGGTTGTAGAGATAGTTTGGGACCCAACCTTAGCGTTCTTAGGAATCATTTTTATATCAATCATTCTTGATAAAATAGGATTTTTTGAATGGGCTGCACTGCATATGATAGAGCTTTCAAAAGGTGATGGAAGAGTTTTATTTGTATATCTTTTACTCCTTGGAGCTTTAATCTCTGCATTTTTTGCAAACGATGGAGCAGCATTAATTCTAACACCAATTGTTTATCAAAAGATAAAACATCTTGGACTAAGTCAAAAATATATGCTTCCATACATAATGGGAAGTGGATTTGTAGCAGACACAACAAGCCTACCGCTTGTAATTTCTAATCTTGTAAATATACTTACTGCAGACTTTTTTAAAATAGGATTTTTTGAGTATGCTTCTGTGATGGTTTTTGTAAACATTTTTTCTCTTTTGGCAACAATAATTTTTACCTATCTATTTTTCAGAAAAGATTTAATAAAGAAAATTGATTTAGAAGCCATAGAAGACAAACCACCAAAATACGCCATAAAAGATAAATTTCTATTTAAGCTTACATGGATTATCTCTGCATTTTTATTAATTGCTTTCTTTGTTGGAGAACATTATAAAATTCCAACTTCCTTTATAATCGGACTTGGAGCTGTAATCTTTGCCATTGCTTCATTAAAAGAAAGAGTCATTGATTTAAAGTTTATTCTAACAAAAGAGACACCATGGCATATTGTTGTTTTCTCAGTTGGAATGTATATTGTAGTCTATGGTCTAAAAAATGCAGGATTTACTAATATATTAGCTGAAATTATAGCCAAATCCGTAGAGTATGGAAATTTTGTAATTATTTTTACAACAGGATTTTTATCAGCGTTTTTATCTTCTGTGATGAACAATATGCCATCTGTAATGCTTGTAAACCTTGCCATAGAAGAAGCAAATTTACCTATACAAACAGCAAAAATATTGGCTTATTCAAATGTTATTGGGTGTGATTTAGGACCAAAAATAACACCAATAGGTTCTTTGGCTACACTTCTGTGGTTATATGTACTTAATAACAAAGGAATAAATATTTCATGGGGATACTATTTTAAAGTTGGTATAATTCTGACAATTCCAACGTTGATCTTTACTTTATTTGGACTTTGGTTAGTGATAAATTTTTAAGAGCGGAGAGGGCGGGATTCGAACCCGCGGTCGGGGTTTTACCCCCGACAACTTCTTAGCAGGAAGCCGCTTTCGACCACTCAGCCACCTCTCCAAGACATTATAATATTATAGCACAGTTTAAAACATTCTCAAGATAATTAAGAGACTGCTTGCAGAAAACCAAATAACCATTCTGCAGCCATGAAAATCTCCAGTTCTAACTTTTTAAAAAGAAGATCTTTAGAACTGAAGTTTTAGGACAGATAAAAGTAAACTTGCTCATACATTTTCACAACTTGCAGGAATTTTAGAATGTCCTCAAGTGAATGAGATAAGATATAAACCTATCTAATCTAAATCCCCATTTTAATAGATTAATAATATTTCTTTTATTAAAGATTTCTGGATTTTTAAAAGATTTAATGACAAGATGCCAACCAGCTGGAAGATTTCCAAACCTTAAACACATTTCACCTACATGAAAATAAAAAAAATCTTTATATTCTTTTGGAATTCTATCTTTATATTCTTTATACAGCTTTAATGTGGAAAGCATCATTTCAATATTGTTTTTACTTGTTCTATTTGCATGTTCTCTAATTTTGATTTTATTATTATCTAAAATCTTTATCTTTAAGTCATTTAAATAGCTTCTTAAAAAAAGTTCCCAATCTTCCCTATAACTTAAATCTTCCCTAAATTTTAAAAATTTATCTCTTTTAAACCCTGATGCCGACGGATATCCTATATTTCCTGAAAAGATAACCTTTCCTGCATCAACATCTATTTTCTTTTTAGAAACTCTTTTTATGTTTCCATTTTCATCTATAAAAGTCCTTGGAAAAGAGTACACAATATCAAAGTTTTTCAATTCTTTTATAGAATTTTCTATATAATCAGACTCCCACACGTCATCATAATCTAAGAAAAATATATATTCTCCATTAGACTCTTGAAAACCTCTATTTCTTGTATAAGACCTTTCTTTATTTGATTGGTTTCTAAAATATCTTATCTTTCCTGACTGTAATTCTTCTTTAAATTTTTCTTGAATTATTTTAGGGGTTTTATCTGTAGATGCATCATCAACAATGATTATTTCCGTATCTTTATACGTTTGTTCAAGAGCAGATAATATCGCTTGAGTTATATACTTTTCACCATTATAAACCGGAATAATAACACTAACTTTCATGTTAAAAATAATATCATATCAAAGACTGTATAAACTGAATTTGTTTTGTAATTGATTGGCTTACTATTTAATAACCCGTTAAACAGATTTTAATAAATCTTAACAAAATCTTAATATTTCCTTAACACAAAATCACTAAAATAAAAGTATAATAAATTAACTTTAGAGGTGTGCAAGATGGAAATGATTAGACATCAGCCAGTTCAAAATCTATATGCGACTTTATATTTGATTCATGAAATTGAAAGTATTGAAAGTTTGGAAGAAATAATCCATAAGCTAAATAAGATTTTCAGTGATATCAACATAGAAGATATGGAAGATTTAGAAGAAAGTATTAGTGAAATGTTTTTAAAGACTCTTCAAGACAATATCCTTATATTACAAATGGTTAAAGATTTAAATCCAGAGAAAGAGGTTGTCAAGCAATTTTTGTTAAATTTTAAAGACTTGGTGAAAGATTACAGAAATCTTATTAAACAAACATTTTCAAAAAATAAAGATGATTTCTTATTGAATAAGTATTTGCTTCAAACAGAAAAAACATTACATAGAAATAAAAGAATTCTTTTAACATACCTGTTAGAAGACCCAAAAAATCTAAAAGAAGTATTGAAAATCCAAGAAATTTTGGATAAATTTAAAGAAAATGTAGAATTTATAAAATACATTTCTATGAAGAGAAACAGTAATGAAGGTTGAATCTTATATACCCGGAAGGGTTAGATTTAAGTTTGAAAATCAGCTTGAAAAAAGAAACTTTGTGAAAAATATTGATGGTTTAAAAGGTATTAAAGATATTAAAGAAACAGCTAATTCACTAACTATTAAATTTGAAGTAGATTCACAATTTGATTATTTTTTAAAAAACTTTATCATACCTTCACTTAAAAGTATGAAAATAGATTACAGCTTAGACAAAGAAGATATATTTTTTTATATCAATCCTTTGATAAAAAACAACATTACAAAAGCATTTTGGAATATGTTAATACTTGGACCTAAAAGAGGTTTTATCACTTTTACAATATGCAGTTTAGGTGTTAGTCCATTTATTAAAAATAAATTATAGGAGGTTGTATTATGAATTTATTAGGTTTAAGAGTTCCTGCTACAATTGGTAGTTGTATTTCAACAACCAGCTTACTTTACGGTATTGGTGCAGTTGGTGCAATTGTGATTATAAATCAACTTTTAAGAAATTCCAAGCCGTTTTTGGTGAGCGCTACAAAAGAAGTTATATCTTTCCAGCAGTGGTTAAATTCTAATATAGAAGAATCAAAAGAATTTTGGGAAGATGTGATAGCTGAAGCAAAGCATGAGTACAAACTTGAAATTGAAAGAAAGTTAGAAATTCTTCAAAAGCAACAAGAAATTTTAGAAAAATTAAAATCATCTTTATAAGGAGGTAAAAGGTATGAATATACTCGGAATTGCAGGAAGAGTTTTTTGTTCTAATCCATTCTCATTTGCTCTCGGCGTTGGAATTGGAGTTTTGGGATTATATATAGTTAATAAAGTAGAAGAGCAAAGAAAAATTGAAAAAATGCAAAGAGAGATTGAAGCAGCCGTTAGAGCTTTAGAATTAAAAAAATTACCACCAGTAGAAACAAAAGAACAAGTTGAAGGATAAAAAATGGCTATCCCGTATAAAGTAAAAGAGCTAAGAATTGGAAAAATAAAGATTTACAGCGAATTATTTAAATATTTAACAGTATCAAATCAAGCTTTTATTAATTATTTTGGCAGTCTAAAAGGTGTTAATAAAGTTATTGCAAGAAAAGAGGCAGGATTGCTGACTATCTACTATGACCCTGCCTCATTTGATTTAGCTAATTTTTATTCTATTTTTGAAAACGGGGATAGAGAGTTAATACTCTCTCTTCTTTCATCAAATGGGTCTGAGAAAACCCAAGCAGAAGAGAAAGAAGATATAATCTCTCCAAAAAAATGGTTTTTCTTAAATACACTCTCTTTTATACCATTTATGGCAAGAGGGTTGTTGCCGGGCGGAGTTTTATCGGGTATAGCTTTTGGTCTTGCACTACCGGTATTTTACAAAGGCTTTAACTCTCTCAAAAAAGGCAAGATTGATGTTCATTCACTTGATTCTTCAGCAATAGCATTATCCATTATCAATGGAAATCATTTCTCGTCTTTGCTTATGACATGGCTTTTATCGCTTGGTGATGTAATTCAGGAAAAAACAGAGCAAAGAGCTCATGTAGAGATAGAAAAGCTTTTAAATTATAAAAGCGACAAAGCATTTGTAGTTGTTGATGAAAATACAGTAATTGAAAAAGATGTAAATGAGGTAAAGCCAGGTGATATAATCGTAGTTTACGATGGTCAAAAAATAACTGTTGACGGAATAGTTATTAACGGTGATGCTCTTGTAAACCAAGCATCATTAACGGGAGAATCAAACCCGGTTCATAAAAAGGTTGGAGACCCTGTATATGCAGGCACATTTGTAGAAGATGGAAAGCTTTACATAAAGGCTGAAAAGGTTGGAGATGAGACAGCATTAGCCAAGATTGTAAAAATTATAGAAGAAGCTGCAAACCAACCAATCGAAGCACAGTTAAAAGCAGAAGAAGAGGCTAATAAATTTGTCATTCCAACCTTTGGCTTGGCAGGCTTAGCATACGCTTTAACAGGAGATATAAACAGAGTTACATCTACGCTGATTATTGACTATCACACAGGAATTCATGTATCAACACCTTTATCAATTTTATCCCATCTATCCTTGGCGGCTAAAAAAGGAATATTGATTAAATCCGGAAGACATTTAGAAATTTTAAATCAAGTTGATACTGTAGTTTTTGACAAGACAGGAACTTTGACAGTAGGACATCCAGAATTAACTGAGATTGTAACCTTTGGAATTTCTGAAGAAGAAGCTCTGCAGCTTGGAGCGTCATTAGAACAGCGTATTGTCCATCCTGTAGCTCGTTCAATTGTTGCAACTGCTATTAAAAGAGGCATTGATATACTCCCAAGAAAAAATTCCGACTATCATATAGGACTTGGTGTAGAAGGTGAGGTTAATGATACCCACTTAATGCTTGGTAGTTCTAAACTTCTTGAGAAAAAACATATAAGAGTTAGCAAAAAAATTAAAGAAATCGTAGATCAATTACATGATAAAGGTGAATCGGTACTTTATTTGGTTAAAGAAGGAAAAATCGTTGCTTTATTTGGAATATCAGACCCATTAAAGCCGGAAAGTAAAGAAGTTGTAAAAATATTGCAAAGTATGGGAAGAGAAGTAATATTATGTAGTGGTGATAATGAGGATGCTGTTAAGAAGATAGCTCAGGCGGTAGGAATCAAGAAATACTACGGTCGTGCTTTTCCGGACGAAAAGGCAAAAATAATTAAGAAACTTAAAGCTGAAGGTAGAAAGGTTGCGTTTGTTGGTGATGGAGTAAATGATTCTCCGGCTTTATCCGTTGCAGATGTTGGAATATCAATCAGAAGCGGTGCTGATATTGCTATAGAAGTAGCCGACGTCGTAATTGGTGAGAGTATGTATCAGTTAATCGATGCTTTCAAAATTTCTGATGATGCATTGAATAATATTAAACAAAACTTCATGATTAATAAAGTTGTAAATACAATTGGACTAATAGGTTCTCTTACAGGTGTGTTTAATCCTGTTATGTCGACAATTATTAACAATGGAGCTTCGGTATTAATGGGAATAAATGCTATCAAGCCTATATTTAAAGAAAAATAATCT includes:
- a CDS encoding permease, which encodes MFEIYDSIATYITKDILNLNPSDKLYEVAHFFIYDTLKIFTLLTLIIFAVSFIRSYFPLEKTRKILSKHKVIAIPLAAILGIFTPFCSCSAVPMFIGFVEAGIPLGAAFAFLVSSPMVNEVALGLLFASFGFQVALAYVVFGVAVAIISGFFIEKLNPRHLIEDYVFELSFGEAEEKQMTFKERIEFAKNNVKDILRKISIYIIVAIGIGSFIHGYVPEEAIKSIMNSAGFLSVPLAVIIGVPLYSNSAGILPVIQALIDKGVPIGTALAFMMATTALSFPEFVILKQIMKPKLIAIFAGIVSVSIIIAGYLFNIIFWRV
- a CDS encoding arsenate reductase ArsC, which produces MKKIAFICTGNSARSQMAEGYGKYFAKLYGKDVEIYSAGSNPSGYVHPLAIKVMAEDGIDISQQYSKHIDEIPINEVDYVITLCGDAAETCPVVPGAKTEHWGLPDPARVIGPTEDAKLEAFRKIRDQIKEKVERLIKEIE
- a CDS encoding arsenic transporter, which gives rise to MSSLTAYLLFFIVLFFIIKKPFNIGIGWTATVGAILALVLGVVSIKDVYRVVEIVWDPTLAFLGIIFISIILDKIGFFEWAALHMIELSKGDGRVLFVYLLLLGALISAFFANDGAALILTPIVYQKIKHLGLSQKYMLPYIMGSGFVADTTSLPLVISNLVNILTADFFKIGFFEYASVMVFVNIFSLLATIIFTYLFFRKDLIKKIDLEAIEDKPPKYAIKDKFLFKLTWIISAFLLIAFFVGEHYKIPTSFIIGLGAVIFAIASLKERVIDLKFILTKETPWHIVVFSVGMYIVVYGLKNAGFTNILAEIIAKSVEYGNFVIIFTTGFLSAFLSSVMNNMPSVMLVNLAIEEANLPIQTAKILAYSNVIGCDLGPKITPIGSLATLLWLYVLNNKGINISWGYYFKVGIILTIPTLIFTLFGLWLVINF
- a CDS encoding glycosyltransferase family 2 protein; this translates as MKVSVIIPVYNGEKYITQAILSALEQTYKDTEIIIVDDASTDKTPKIIQEKFKEELQSGKIRYFRNQSNKERSYTRNRGFQESNGEYIFFLDYDDVWESDYIENSIKELKNFDIVYSFPRTFIDENGNIKRVSKKKIDVDAGKVIFSGNIGYPSASGFKRDKFLKFREDLSYREDWELFLRSYLNDLKIKILDNNKIKIREHANRTSKNNIEMMLSTLKLYKEYKDRIPKEYKDFFYFHVGEMCLRFGNLPAGWHLVIKSFKNPEIFNKRNIINLLKWGFRLDRFISYLIHLRTF
- a CDS encoding heavy metal translocating P-type ATPase, with the translated sequence MAIPYKVKELRIGKIKIYSELFKYLTVSNQAFINYFGSLKGVNKVIARKEAGLLTIYYDPASFDLANFYSIFENGDRELILSLLSSNGSEKTQAEEKEDIISPKKWFFLNTLSFIPFMARGLLPGGVLSGIAFGLALPVFYKGFNSLKKGKIDVHSLDSSAIALSIINGNHFSSLLMTWLLSLGDVIQEKTEQRAHVEIEKLLNYKSDKAFVVVDENTVIEKDVNEVKPGDIIVVYDGQKITVDGIVINGDALVNQASLTGESNPVHKKVGDPVYAGTFVEDGKLYIKAEKVGDETALAKIVKIIEEAANQPIEAQLKAEEEANKFVIPTFGLAGLAYALTGDINRVTSTLIIDYHTGIHVSTPLSILSHLSLAAKKGILIKSGRHLEILNQVDTVVFDKTGTLTVGHPELTEIVTFGISEEEALQLGASLEQRIVHPVARSIVATAIKRGIDILPRKNSDYHIGLGVEGEVNDTHLMLGSSKLLEKKHIRVSKKIKEIVDQLHDKGESVLYLVKEGKIVALFGISDPLKPESKEVVKILQSMGREVILCSGDNEDAVKKIAQAVGIKKYYGRAFPDEKAKIIKKLKAEGRKVAFVGDGVNDSPALSVADVGISIRSGADIAIEVADVVIGESMYQLIDAFKISDDALNNIKQNFMINKVVNTIGLIGSLTGVFNPVMSTIINNGASVLMGINAIKPIFKEK